From one Nothobranchius furzeri strain GRZ-AD chromosome 2, NfurGRZ-RIMD1, whole genome shotgun sequence genomic stretch:
- the LOC129161839 gene encoding E3 SUMO-protein ligase ZBED1-like → MLTAGRKRREDVWSHFSYDNIATKTTCRECGLSFRGKNTMNLKRHLQNGHFAIFSELQKTIADGGQPATKKAKMSNQNIEDAFTSTTKYKSDAKDQQIKEEAIATWIGCTGLPVTTVEDEDFILMMESLDKKFTVPKKTKISNLFEKHYENKKATFKKRLSSARKVCIGTDLWTKKGLTASFLGISCCFFCVEQQKPEHLLLALEQLDHPHTAQSIKACVEKCMQEWGIPNEKVLTVITDNGSNMVAAFKHSAPEDEDSSSDDPYASILSESDSKETENLQCQDMGMDRMPCVVHTLQLVVHMINKEESINRVLNKVRSIVKLFRKSSVATQKILDECGLTVVNDCPTRWSSTYEMVARLLKVKESVCEVANEMGWDCLLSSEWQKLKSMQELLQPFAEHTQTLQSDTMSMSLILPALFDLLSHLADVEQNTSRDVAALARKMEGNVNQRFAWVLDPSDDKFSPLVAAACFLNPTVCQTLLNVADDNIQELLKQAEGYVVRCSHTQENHSDLEELNGPEPAPPAAASSSSSASSSSSRQPVFRFLSKFGTKPKPKSSKCSVRQQISQYKEELSQSITCETGMEFWLGKCDTFYHSLKPLALDILAMPASQSFAERVFSITGDLTRGKRNRAKVTLRSAFLKMNRSK, encoded by the coding sequence ttgcagaaaaccattgctgatggtggccaaccagctaccaaaaaggcaaaaatgtccAACCAGAACATTGAGGACGCATTTACAAGTACTACAAAGTACAAGAGTGACGCCAAAGATcaacaaattaaagaagaggctatcgctacatggattggatgtacaggattgccggtcacaacagtagaagatgaggattttattctgatgatggaaagtttggataagaagtttactgtgccaaagaaaaccaagataagtaatctatttgaaaaacactatgaaaacaaaAAAGCTACATTTAAGAAAAGACTGTCTAGTGCCAGAAAAGTATGTATTGGGACTGATCTGTGGACTAAAAAGGGACTGACAGCATCATTCCTTGGCATAAGTTGCTGCTTTTTCTGTGTTGAACAACAAAAACCAGAACACTTACTGCTAGCTCTTGAACAACTTGACCATCCGCACACCGCCCAGTCCATTAAGGCTTGTGTGGAAAAGTGCATGCAAGAATGGGGGATCCCAAATGAGAAAGTTCTCACCGTAATAACAGACAATGGTAGCAATATGGTGGCAGCATTCAAACATAGTGCTCCAGAAGATGAAGATTCCAGCTCCGatgatccatatgcatccatcctaAGTGAAAGTGATTCCAAGGAGACAGAAAACCTGCAGTGTCAGGACATGGGCATGGACAGGATGCCATGTGTCGTCCATACGCTGCAGCTTGTTGTCCACATGATAAACAAGGAGGAAAGCATCAACAGAGTCTTGAACAAAGTCCGATCAATCGTGAAACTTTTTCGCAAGTCATCAGTCGCAACACAGAAGAttttggatgagtgcggcctaactgttgtgaatgactgccccacacgctggtcaagtacttatgaaatggttgcacgtctcctcaaagttaaagaatctgtttgtgaagtagcaaacgagatgggatgggactgcttgctctcaagtgagtggcagaagctgaagtcaatgcaagaacttttgcagccttttgctgaacacacacaaactcttcagagtgacacaatgtcgatgtcattaatactccctgctctctttgatttactcagccatctggcagatgtggaACAAAACACAAGTCGAGATGTTGCTGCTCTAGCCCGTAAAATGGAAGGTAATGTGAACCAGCGTTTTGCCTGGGTACTTGATCCCTCAGATGACAAGTTTTCCCCACTTGTAGCAGCTGCTTGCTTTCTCAATCCTACTGTGTGTCAGACCCTCCTCAATGTGGCTGATGATAACATTCAGGAGCTGCTCAAGCAGGCAGAAGGGTATGTTGTTCGGTGCTCTCACACACAGGAGAACCACTCTGATCTGGAGGAACTGAATGGACCTGAACCGGCACCACCCGccgccgcctcctcttcatcatctgcctcctcctcctcctccagacaaccagtctttaggtttctctccaaattcggaacaaagcctaaaccaaaatcttccaagtgtagtgtaagacagcagataagccagtataaggaagagctctcacagtccatcacttgtgaaacgggaatggagttttggcttggaaaatgtgacacattttatcacagcctgaaaccattagcattagatatattggcaatgccagcttctcaatcttttgcagaaagagtgttcagtatcacaggtgacctcactagagggaaacgcaaccgagcaaaggtcacactacgaagtgcttttctcaaaatgaatcgcagcaaataa